Within Calditrichota bacterium, the genomic segment CAAAGGATAAAAAGGGATGGTTATTGCCATACCTGGTCTCACTTGACCTGATGTTTTATAAAAGATGGGATTATTGGCTAAACATATGTAGCAGAAACAGGATTCCCGATGAACCCATTCCCCCTATCGACTTCCATCCTATTCATGAATATCCCAAGAAAGAAGTGCAGAAGAATTTGAAAGATTGTTTGAAAGAAGCTACTTATCAGCTATCGCATCCTTTGCATAGTTTTGTGGACTGGATACTGTGGGGCTTCAACTACGGCAAAGAATTTCCTGTTGGCGTTACTGAGAAGATTGATGATTATTGGTATCGTACGTTTAATCTGGGATTGTTTTACAGGGAACCGGCTGATCATTGGCCCGATCTGGCCATGGATGTGATGGGAAAGAATAACCCTCTCGGATTCTTTGCTACGCCCGGTGCTGTTGTTGAGATGATGGTCAAGATGCAGTTTGGCGGCAAGCCCACCCATGAGCATAAAGCAAAAAGCGTTCTTGATCCCTGTTGCGGGACCGGCGGCATGCTGCTCTATGCCTCCAACTATTCCTTAAATCTGTTTGGACAGGACATCTCGCCACTGCTGACAAAGATAGCTATGATCAATGCCTTCATCTATATGCCCTGGATGGTTTCCAAACCAAAACATTTAAGTATATTTGATGTTCAGATCACTGAGAAAGAATTCCCATCAGGAATCAGGATACCCGTCTGTAATAATTGTGATCCGGAAAAGCAGAGTTTCTATATGGATCTGCAAACAGATTACCAATGCGAAGTTTCCAACACAGGTCATTTCACTCTGGACACACCCACCATCAGCAGCGATCTGATTAAAAGAAAACTAAAACCCGAAAACATTTCCTGCTCAGAATGCAGTAAACAAAAAGAGGAACATGCATGAGTATAATATGTATCGACTGCGGAAATCGACAGTTCTTTGATTGCGAAGTGGAAACAGTCATGGAAATCGAAATGTCCGGAGAAGGTCTTTTGTTACAACCGGCCAAGTTTGAGGATTGGAACTATGCTGAGGAAAATGTGCGTGACCAGGTAAAAGAAGCGGTGCTTTCCACAGAAAAGATGAGTGCCGATGAATTATCAATGGAAGATTATAATCCCTATTTGCGCTGCGCCGTCTGTTTTTCCGGATCCGTTTGCCGGCCTTTCTCAGACTGGTACCCAAAGAAGGCCACTGTTGGTCTGGATGAAGAAATGATTTCTAATAGAAACCTATTAAAACAGTTAAGAGGAGAAAAACAAAAATATGAAAATAAATTGCCCGTCCTGTGGCAACCATAAAAAGTTTTTGATTCCGCTCTGGGTGCGCGCCACCTTCAAGTTTACTGAAGAAGGCACTATTTCCATTCTGCATGTAAAACCTTTGGAATCCCTGGAGGAGAAACTGACCGACCAGGGTAAGACATCCTTCCAGCTCACTTGCCAGGAATGCGGTGATGATGCACTTATTAATTTCAATGAATATGAAAAGCTGGATAAGGAATCGGCAGAACGCAAAGCACTGGAAGGGATTGGCTTATGAGCGAGGATTATAAAAGCCAGATCAATCAGCAGATTAAGGATGCTGTCAACCAGTGGATAGAAGAGCTGAAGCAAAAACACCCAACTTTGCTTTTGACAAAACAGTGGAATGTATTATATCCCAAAGGTTTCCATGCCGGAAACAATCTGCTTGCAGTGGTAACAGGAGCAAAGAAGGGCAAACACCTGGTTGCAGAACTGAATATTTTCCTGCCCGATAACCTGGAGTTGGATCTTAACAGTGTGGAACTGTTGTTAAAGAACGAACCCTATACTCAAAAGAAAAAATCCGCCGGTGGGCGGACAGGCAAAAATGTACCAAGACCGATTGATGAACCGCTTGATACATTGAATGACATAATCCTGAGTGTAAACCAGTTCCTTCAAAATATCCATATCCCTGAAACTTTTCACCCGACAGCCGATCAGGCATATTCATCCAAATCGATAAACCGGCCGTCTCAAGCACATGTAAAAAATATTAATATAAAACAGAACAGTGCACCAGCTAATGTGGATGAAGTAAAGAAAGAACTACTCTATAGTCCTGCATTACCGGAATGGTACAGGACCATCGAAAGTCCATCGGTTAAGGCCGATCTTGCCCAAAAACTGGCGGAGAGCTTTGTCAGTTACCAGCAACAAACAGGCAGGAAAATCGAGTTTGTGGAGTTCTTTAATATCTTTACCGAGCATCTTAAAACCCAGAATAAGCTGCATCACTACTGCCGCTACAAAGGCCAGCCAGTCAAACTCGACTCAAACAGTTTTTGCACCGAGAGCTTCTGCTCCAAGAAACCCTATAATTCAGTCTGTAACCAAACTACTTTAAAATTTGGAGAACCTTAGTTATGTTATTTGAAATACAAACTTTTCTGCCATTAGCGGATAAGGTCTATGACCGAAAAACAACACTGGATATCCTGCACAACATATGTATCCGGGATGGATTCATGATGATGACCGATCTGAATATCTTTGTCAGGATGCCCATTAAAAATACCCGACAGTCGAACAGCCATTATTATACATTGCCCATTAAAATCCTCAAGAAAATACTTGCCACCAAACCTTCAACCTTAAGCATTGAAAAATCTACAGAAGATAAATTAAGTATAATGTTTGATGAGTGTCAGATTATTGTTCCCACTGAAAAGACAACCGATTACCCTTTTTTTCCGGATGAAACAGAAGATTTCGAAAAGATTGCTGAGTGGAACCGCGATGTGTTTAAACAGCTGGCTAAGCAGATCACCTTTGCATCCATGGATATTATGCGTGCGTCACTGACAGGCATTCTTGTAAAACAGGATGAGTATCTCAGTTCCGTAGCCACTGATGGACATGTTCTGCAATGGATCAAGAACCTGGATACAGCTAATAAATGCCTGCACTTCAAAGAATACGAATGCATCATCCCGGCGAAGGTCATCAAAATAATAGCAAGATATGTGCAGTACAAAACAGAAGCCTGGCAGTCAGAGAAATACCTGATGTTTAAGTTGGGTCACGGTATCGAGTTTGTGGTGCGCAAGATAGATGATCCTTATGTAGACTTCAAAAAAGTAATTCCTATCGAGCTGCCTAATACACTCATTTTAAACAAAGACCAGTTGCTCAAGCATATTAAATCAGCCAAGAATTTTTCCAATTCCAACACAAATCAAGCTGAGCTTAAGGCCATGAATGGTTCCATTGAATTTAAGTCCCGGGATATTGATATGAACACAGAATATCATTCCAAAATGGAAATAGAAAAAAGAGAAGGAGCTGAGATGGATGTTGCGCTCAATCTGGCGTTGCTGGAAAAGAGTGTAAACGCCATGGAAGGTGAGCTGATCGAGTGGAAATATATCGATGGTGATGGCCCCAACATTTTGAGTAGTGATGATAATACTCTTAACCTGCTTATGCCGGTCAGGAGGAACAATGAAGAATAACCTGGTAATAGACTTTCCTGAAAAGATTGAAGATAATATAGAAGATTTTAAACAGGATAGCCTTGACACTGAAACAAACTACACTGCTGCCAAGATAAAAGTCACCCGCGATCCCGAGTCAAATAATCCCATAGTTTTCTATTCTCAAGAACTCAGTAGGAATTTCAAAGAT encodes:
- a CDS encoding SAM-dependent DNA methyltransferase, giving the protein MLKTTKDKKGWLLPYLVSLDLMFYKRWDYWLNICSRNRIPDEPIPPIDFHPIHEYPKKEVQKNLKDCLKEATYQLSHPLHSFVDWILWGFNYGKEFPVGVTEKIDDYWYRTFNLGLFYREPADHWPDLAMDVMGKNNPLGFFATPGAVVEMMVKMQFGGKPTHEHKAKSVLDPCCGTGGMLLYASNYSLNLFGQDISPLLTKIAMINAFIYMPWMVSKPKHLSIFDVQITEKEFPSGIRIPVCNNCDPEKQSFYMDLQTDYQCEVSNTGHFTLDTPTISSDLIKRKLKPENISCSECSKQKEEHA